A section of the Acanthochromis polyacanthus isolate Apoly-LR-REF ecotype Palm Island chromosome 1, KAUST_Apoly_ChrSc, whole genome shotgun sequence genome encodes:
- the si:ch211-67f13.7 gene encoding zona pellucida sperm-binding protein 3 isoform X1: MKTKWHLFVLWSVLSLGILRAAADTYEYPFARRKRVFKLGTPKSKPIDLLKIEGRKSSLRLPASTAPLPLLRSYLPSKPVTPGSMSQDANIQSDFAFLPDVSVTCSTSDLVVRVRPAFYGLGADADELKLGSSCTSNGLLRPYGDLLFTYPLTACDGVRELPRGYLVYKFELHYEPSPRRFPSRAHPIKVQIECRYPRDHHVHQLAVQPTWQTYVMRKRLKGRPTDFQIKLMDDLWSKPAKSHVYQIGQTVNVQVSAPYLPVGGKLYINSCYAAPSSDSKSSLQYAIIDNYGCMMDSRRDPGASQFISRTNKSLRLSLKAFQFTIDPDTEVSIHCKLFVTSEDPGSTHKSCTYTGNRWKALTGDDSICECCESQCVTSKRRRAMMEGSARSGPLLVSDQPYTPEEGFLPVRSSIFSKRKEETAEKHDIAELHSHEKLWESEDVVKNDDGLAEEEEQLQEEGITFGEMKEPDLNELSFRERVLDDKWSESEVRSLHEFEQDGSGHEEKDLSGSKVKERFKGKGEISDMDQMMNLSQKEGEGLHHWVQVEEMLPSEVNLQRKVEPPHSEDGVENMTYTGRGEASERMIALEDQRKNDSSLADVDDGESTWYFTWR; encoded by the exons ATGAAAACAAAGTGGCATCTCTTTGTTTTGTGGAGTGTTTTATCACTTGGCATCCTTAGAGCTGCAGCAGACACGTATGAATATCCATTTGCAAGAAGGAAAAGGGTTTTCAAATTGGGCACTCCAAAATCTAAACCAATAGATCTGTTAAAAATAGAAGGCAGAAAGTCCAGTCTGAGGTTACCTGCCAGCACAGCTCCGTTGCCTCTACTCAGATCCTATCTGCCTTCAAAGCCAGTAACACCTGGATCTATGAGTCAGGACGCAAACATCCAGTCGGACTTCGCTTTTCTCCCAGACGTCTCGGTAACCTGCTCCACGTCGGACTTAGTAGTTCGGGTTAGACCAGCTTTCTACGGTCTGGGCGCAGATGCAGACGAGCTGAAATTAGGCAGCAGCTGCACAAGCAACGGGCTCCTCAGACCATACGGTGACCTGCTCTTCACGTATCCACTGACAGCGTGTGATGGAGTGCGTGAG CTGCCACGCGGTTACCTGGTCTACAAATTTGAGCTGCATTATGAGCCTTCGCCCAGGCGTTTTCCGAGCAGAGCGCATCCGATCAAAGTCCAGATTGAGTGCCGTTATCCAAG AGACCATCATGTACACCAGCTGGCTGTGCAGCCCACCTGGCAAACCTATGTTATGCGTAAAAGGCTGAAAGGACGTCCGACTGATTTCCAAATCAAGTTAATGGATg ATTTATGGAGCAAACCAGCCAAGTCCCACGTGTACCAGATTGGGCAAACTGTAAATGTCCAGGTTTCTGCTCCTTACCTCCCTGTTGGAGGAAAACTGTACATCAATAGCTGCTATGCAGCACCATCCAGTGACTCCAAATCATCCCTCCAATACGCCATCATAGACAACTATGG CTGTATGATGGACAGCAGGCGAGACCCAGGGGCCTCTCAGTTCATTTCTCGGACAAACAAAAGCTTGAGGTTGTCCTTAAAGGCCTTCCAGTTTACCATTGACCCTGACACTGAG gtCAGCATCCACTGCAAATTATTTGTGACATCAGAGGACCCAGGTTCTACACACAAATCCTGCACATACACAGGCAACAG GTGGAAGGCCCTCACTGGTGATGACTCCATATGTGAATGCTGTGAGTCACAATGTGTGACCTCTAAACGTCGGAGAGCCATGATGGAAG gCTCTGCCAGAAGTGGGCCGTTGTTGGTTTCAGATCAGCCGTACACACCAGAGGAAGGCTTTCTACCAGTCAGATCCTCTATCTTTAgcaagagaaaagaagagaccGCAGAAAAACATGACATCGCTGAGCTGCACAGTCATGAAAAGCTCTGGGAAAGTGAGGACGTGGTAAAGAATGATGATGGTttagctgaggaggaggagcagcttcAAGAAGAAGGAATTACCTTTGGAGAGATGAAAGAACCTGATTTAAATGAGTTAAGTTTTAGGGAGAGGGTTTTGGATGACAAATGGAGTGAATCTGAAGTGAGGAGCTTACATGAGTTTGAGCAGGACGGATCGGGACATGAAGAAAAAGATCTTTCAGGGAGCAAAGTGAAGGAGAGATTTAAGGGGAAGGGTGAGATTTCTGACATGGATCAAATGATGAATCTGAGTCAGAAAGAAGGTGAAGGGCTCCATCACTGGGTGCAGGTGGAGGAGATGTTACCATCAGAAGTCAACTTACAGAGAAAGGTTGAGCCACCTCACTCTGAAGATGGGGTAGAAAACATGACATATACAGGCAGAGGTGAAGCGAGTGAGAGGATGATAGCTTTGGAGGATCAGAGGAAGAATGACAGCAGCCTGGCAGATGTGGATGATGGGGAGAGCACATGGTATTTCACATGGAGGTAG
- the LOC110952149 gene encoding sodium-dependent lysophosphatidylcholine symporter 1-B-like: protein MARGEGAEQFSATLLTVKPLNTEIKPAKPKKGKTRLSVCSKLCYAFGGAPYQITGSALGFFLQIYLLDVAQLDPFYASIILFVGRAWDGITDPTVGFLVSRSRWTSIGRMMPWILLSTPFAVLTYFLIWYVPPFEEGKVVWYLIFYCLFQSMQTCFHVPYSALTMFISNDQKERDSATAYRMMVEVLGTVLGTAIQGQIVGGASNCPDETEHENITNSSRVNITRASLDETKNAYLMASGVICVIYVACAVILFLGVKEQKESGRKKSEPLTFRKSLWVIMTHGPYVKLVIGFLFTSLAFMLLEGNFALFITYALGHRKHFQNILLVIMLSGSLTIPWWHWFLTRFGKKKAVYFGISWAVPFMILIVSIKSNLVVSYLVSVAAGASVAAAFLLPWSMLPDVVDDFKINNPDIHGHEALFYSFYVFFIKFASGVSLGISTLSLKFAGYVTGDCVQPEAVSLTLKVLVSPVPVFLIAVGLLILKTYPIDEERRQGNRKLMQQMLDSEADSESSELGSCV, encoded by the exons ATGGCACGAGGAGAGGGCGCGGAGCAGTTCTCGGCGACTTTACTGACAGTCAAACCTTTAAACACTGAGATCAAACCGGCAAAG CCAAAGAAAGGGAAAActcgtctgtctgtgtgcagtaAGCTGTGCTATGCCTTTGGCGGAGCTCCGTACCAGATCACAGGCAGCGCTCTGGGCTTCTTCCTCCAGATCTATCTGCTCGATGTGGCACAG CTGGATCCCTTTTATGCCTCCATCATCCTGTTTGTTGGCCGGGCCTGGGATGGTATCACAGACCCGACGGTGGGTTTCCTGGTGAGCCGGAGTAGATGGACCAGCATCGGCCGCATGATGCCCTG GATCCTTTTGTCGACTCCGTTCGCGGTGCTGACTTACTTCCTCATCTGGTACGTGCCTCCATTTGAGGAAGGAAAGGTCGTCTGGTATCTGATCTTTTACTGCCTCTTCCAGTCAATGCAGACG TGCTTTCATGTTCCGTATTCAGCCCTCACCATGTTCATCAGCAACGACCAGAAAGAGCGAGATTCCGCCACTGCCTATC GTATGATGGTGGAGGTGTTGGGCACAGTGCTGGGAACCGCAATCCAAGGCCAGATAGTAGGCGGCGCCTCCAACTGTCCCGATGAGACTGAACATGAGAACATCACAAACTCATCCAGAGTCAACATAACCAGAGCTTCACTGGATGAGACA AAAAATGCTTACTTGATGGCTTCAGGGGTCATCTGCGTCATCTACGTCGCGTGTGCTGTGATCTTGTTTCTGGGTGTGAAGGAGCAAAAAG AGAGTGGGAGGAAGAAGTCAGAGCCGCTCACCTTCCGTAAGAGCCTCTGGGTGATCATGACTCACGGACCGTACGTTAAACTGGTCATCGGCTTCCTCTTCACCTCACTGGCCTTCATG CTACTGGAGGGAaactttgccctcttcatcacCTACGCCCTCGGTCACAGGAAGCACTTCCAGAATATTCTCCTGGTCATCATG ctttctGGGTCCCTCACCATCCCGTGGTGGCACTGGTTTCTGACCCGGTTCGGGAAGAAGAAAGCAGTTTACTTTGGCATCTCG TGGGCCGTACCCTTCATGATCCTGATCGTCTCTATTAAGAGCAACCTGGTCGTTTCTTACTTGGTCTCGGTGGCAGCCGGTGCGAGTGTGGCTGCAGCGTTCCTCCTCCCTTG GTCAATGCTTCCTGACGTAGTGGATGACTTCAAAATTAATAATCCAGACATCCACGGTCATGAAGCTCTCTTTTACTCCTTCTACGTGTTCTTCATCAAGTTTGCCTCTGGAGTATCTCTGGGTATCTCCACCCTCAGTTTAAA ATTTGCCGGCTATGTGACCGGGGACTGTGTACAACCCGAGGCTGTCAGTTTAACCCTGAAGGTGCTGGTGTCTCCTGTGCCCGTGTTTCTGATTGCCGTGGGACTGTTGATACTGAAGACTTACCCCATCGATGAGGAGAGGAGGCAGGGCAACCGAAAATTAATGCAGCAAATGTT GGACTCTGAAGCAGACTCCGAAAGCTCAGAACTTGGGAGTTGCGTGTAG
- the si:ch211-67f13.7 gene encoding uncharacterized protein si:ch211-67f13.7 isoform X2: protein MRKRLKGRPTDFQIKLMDDLWSKPAKSHVYQIGQTVNVQVSAPYLPVGGKLYINSCYAAPSSDSKSSLQYAIIDNYGCMMDSRRDPGASQFISRTNKSLRLSLKAFQFTIDPDTEVSIHCKLFVTSEDPGSTHKSCTYTGNRWKALTGDDSICECCESQCVTSKRRRAMMEGSARSGPLLVSDQPYTPEEGFLPVRSSIFSKRKEETAEKHDIAELHSHEKLWESEDVVKNDDGLAEEEEQLQEEGITFGEMKEPDLNELSFRERVLDDKWSESEVRSLHEFEQDGSGHEEKDLSGSKVKERFKGKGEISDMDQMMNLSQKEGEGLHHWVQVEEMLPSEVNLQRKVEPPHSEDGVENMTYTGRGEASERMIALEDQRKNDSSLADVDDGESTWYFTWR from the exons ATGCGTAAAAGGCTGAAAGGACGTCCGACTGATTTCCAAATCAAGTTAATGGATg ATTTATGGAGCAAACCAGCCAAGTCCCACGTGTACCAGATTGGGCAAACTGTAAATGTCCAGGTTTCTGCTCCTTACCTCCCTGTTGGAGGAAAACTGTACATCAATAGCTGCTATGCAGCACCATCCAGTGACTCCAAATCATCCCTCCAATACGCCATCATAGACAACTATGG CTGTATGATGGACAGCAGGCGAGACCCAGGGGCCTCTCAGTTCATTTCTCGGACAAACAAAAGCTTGAGGTTGTCCTTAAAGGCCTTCCAGTTTACCATTGACCCTGACACTGAG gtCAGCATCCACTGCAAATTATTTGTGACATCAGAGGACCCAGGTTCTACACACAAATCCTGCACATACACAGGCAACAG GTGGAAGGCCCTCACTGGTGATGACTCCATATGTGAATGCTGTGAGTCACAATGTGTGACCTCTAAACGTCGGAGAGCCATGATGGAAG gCTCTGCCAGAAGTGGGCCGTTGTTGGTTTCAGATCAGCCGTACACACCAGAGGAAGGCTTTCTACCAGTCAGATCCTCTATCTTTAgcaagagaaaagaagagaccGCAGAAAAACATGACATCGCTGAGCTGCACAGTCATGAAAAGCTCTGGGAAAGTGAGGACGTGGTAAAGAATGATGATGGTttagctgaggaggaggagcagcttcAAGAAGAAGGAATTACCTTTGGAGAGATGAAAGAACCTGATTTAAATGAGTTAAGTTTTAGGGAGAGGGTTTTGGATGACAAATGGAGTGAATCTGAAGTGAGGAGCTTACATGAGTTTGAGCAGGACGGATCGGGACATGAAGAAAAAGATCTTTCAGGGAGCAAAGTGAAGGAGAGATTTAAGGGGAAGGGTGAGATTTCTGACATGGATCAAATGATGAATCTGAGTCAGAAAGAAGGTGAAGGGCTCCATCACTGGGTGCAGGTGGAGGAGATGTTACCATCAGAAGTCAACTTACAGAGAAAGGTTGAGCCACCTCACTCTGAAGATGGGGTAGAAAACATGACATATACAGGCAGAGGTGAAGCGAGTGAGAGGATGATAGCTTTGGAGGATCAGAGGAAGAATGACAGCAGCCTGGCAGATGTGGATGATGGGGAGAGCACATGGTATTTCACATGGAGGTAG
- the si:ch211-67f13.7 gene encoding uncharacterized protein si:ch211-67f13.7 isoform X3, whose amino-acid sequence MMDSRRDPGASQFISRTNKSLRLSLKAFQFTIDPDTEVSIHCKLFVTSEDPGSTHKSCTYTGNRWKALTGDDSICECCESQCVTSKRRRAMMEGSARSGPLLVSDQPYTPEEGFLPVRSSIFSKRKEETAEKHDIAELHSHEKLWESEDVVKNDDGLAEEEEQLQEEGITFGEMKEPDLNELSFRERVLDDKWSESEVRSLHEFEQDGSGHEEKDLSGSKVKERFKGKGEISDMDQMMNLSQKEGEGLHHWVQVEEMLPSEVNLQRKVEPPHSEDGVENMTYTGRGEASERMIALEDQRKNDSSLADVDDGESTWYFTWR is encoded by the exons ATGATGGACAGCAGGCGAGACCCAGGGGCCTCTCAGTTCATTTCTCGGACAAACAAAAGCTTGAGGTTGTCCTTAAAGGCCTTCCAGTTTACCATTGACCCTGACACTGAG gtCAGCATCCACTGCAAATTATTTGTGACATCAGAGGACCCAGGTTCTACACACAAATCCTGCACATACACAGGCAACAG GTGGAAGGCCCTCACTGGTGATGACTCCATATGTGAATGCTGTGAGTCACAATGTGTGACCTCTAAACGTCGGAGAGCCATGATGGAAG gCTCTGCCAGAAGTGGGCCGTTGTTGGTTTCAGATCAGCCGTACACACCAGAGGAAGGCTTTCTACCAGTCAGATCCTCTATCTTTAgcaagagaaaagaagagaccGCAGAAAAACATGACATCGCTGAGCTGCACAGTCATGAAAAGCTCTGGGAAAGTGAGGACGTGGTAAAGAATGATGATGGTttagctgaggaggaggagcagcttcAAGAAGAAGGAATTACCTTTGGAGAGATGAAAGAACCTGATTTAAATGAGTTAAGTTTTAGGGAGAGGGTTTTGGATGACAAATGGAGTGAATCTGAAGTGAGGAGCTTACATGAGTTTGAGCAGGACGGATCGGGACATGAAGAAAAAGATCTTTCAGGGAGCAAAGTGAAGGAGAGATTTAAGGGGAAGGGTGAGATTTCTGACATGGATCAAATGATGAATCTGAGTCAGAAAGAAGGTGAAGGGCTCCATCACTGGGTGCAGGTGGAGGAGATGTTACCATCAGAAGTCAACTTACAGAGAAAGGTTGAGCCACCTCACTCTGAAGATGGGGTAGAAAACATGACATATACAGGCAGAGGTGAAGCGAGTGAGAGGATGATAGCTTTGGAGGATCAGAGGAAGAATGACAGCAGCCTGGCAGATGTGGATGATGGGGAGAGCACATGGTATTTCACATGGAGGTAG